The genomic segment CAGCCACCCCTTGAGCGTCGACGGGGAAGTGCTGCAGAGCATACGGCAGGAAAGGGAGCGGCTGCGGGAACTGCGGGGGCGGGCCCATAAAATAATCGACACTTCCGAAATGACCCCCCAGCAGTTGAAGGAAGAACTGATCAGTTTATTTGGCGATAATGCCGGGGCGCCCCTGCGTATTACAATAATTTCCTTCGGGTACAAGTACGGCATACCTCTGGACAGCGACCTGGTTTTTGACGTGCGCTTTTTGCCCAACCCCCATTACGACCCGGCGCTGCGCCCGCTGACCGGAAACGATCCGGCCGTACGGGATTATGTCCTGTGCGCCCCGGTGAGCCAGGAATTCGTACACCGGTTCTATCAGTTTATTGATTTTCTCCTTCCCCACTACATCCAGGAGGGCAAAACCACCCTGACCATTGCCATCGGCTGTACCGGTGGCCAGCACCGTTCCGTAACCCTGGCCAGCTGTCTGGGGGCCCACCTGGCGGAGCAGGGTTACCGGGTGGCCGTGCGGCACCGGGATCTTCCCCGTTAAGACAGGGGTGAAAGGTGATGCACCTGTTCAAGTGGCTTTACCCCGGCTTGCATTTCAAGCGCTGGCTGGCCCTGTCTTTTTTGGGCCTGGTGCTGGCCGCTGCCGGCATCGGCCTTTTGGGCCGTCTTTTGCCCCGGGAGCACCAGGCGGTGCTGATGGTCTGGTTCGCGGAGCTTTTCGGCCCCGGGCGGGTTTGGCTCGGGGGCGCGCTTCTCCTGGTACTGGGTCTGCCGGCCCTGGTCTACGGCAACTTCAAGGCCTTTCGTTCGGTGGTGGACGCCCTGGCTCCCGGGGAGAGCATGCGCCTGGCGGATATTATCTATACCCGCCAGCACCTGCGCCGGGGACCCCGGATAGTGGTAATTGGCGGCGGCACGGGGCTGTCGGTACTGTTGAGGGGTTTGAAACAATATACCAGCAATATTACGGCCATTGTGACCGTAGCCGATGACGGCGGGAGTTCCGGCCGGCTGAGGGGGGAACTGGGTATACTTCCCCCGGGGGACATCCGCAACTGCCTGGTGGCCCTGGCGGATAAGGAATCGTTGATGGAGGACCTGCTCCAGTACCGCTTTAAAAGCGGGGACCTGGCCGGCCACAACCTGGGCAACCTGCTCCTGGCGGCGCTGAACGACGTGGCCGGGGGGTTTCACGAAGCCGTGCAGGCCTTAAGCAAGGTGCTGGCCATCAGGGGGCAGGTATTGCCCGTTACCTTGCAAAATGTGGTTCTGGGGGCGGAACTATCCGACGGCACGCTGGTATACGGGGAATCTACCATTCCCCAGTGCAGGAAGCCCATTAAACGGGTCTTCCTGGTGCCCGGGGATTGCTACCCCCTGCCCGAAGCATTGCAGGCCATTGCCGGAGCGGATGCGGTGGTATTGGGACCGGGGAGCCTTTATACCAGCATCCTGCCCAACCTTCTGGTGCGGGGAATTCCGGAGGCCATTGCCCGCACCCGGGCCGTGCGCATTTATGTCTGCAATGTGATGACCCAGCCCGGGGAAACCGACGGTTACGCCGCCAGCGATCACTTGCAGGCCATTTTCAACCACGCCGGTCCCATTGTGGATTACGTGGTGGTCAACCAGGGCGGCATACCGGCCCGGCTGAAGGCGCGCTATCGCCGGGAGGGAGCAGTGCCGGTGGTGGTGGATGGGGAGAGATTGCGGCAGATGGGAGTGGCGGTAATTGGTGCCAACCTGGTGCACGAAAGCAACGTGGTCCGCCATCACCCCGATAAACTGGCCCGCCTGATCCTGGAGCTGGCCCTCCTGGAGCGAAAATCGGGAGAACCCTTCGGGTCGTTCGACGGCTCTTTAAACGGCAGCCTGCGTTCGGGGCGCATGTGACCCGGTTAAATAAATCAACCACCCTTCCGCAGAAAGCGGGAGGTTTTTTGTCGAAATGGCAGTTGTCAGGGCCAGAGGCGGGTGTTAAGATCTTGTTAGGACACGGTTGGGTGCTGTCGCAAAGCCTACCGGGGGGCGGTTACCCCTTACTCCCGCGTTTTGCGACAGTCAATGTTGGGGAAAAGAATCTGGAGGGCTAGATGAGCGCAAGAATTTTGATCGTCATCGTGACGCTGCCGTTGCTTTTATTGCTGGTTCTGGCCGGCGCCCGGAACGCAGCCGATTCCCTGGCCCAGAGCCTGGCCCATCCCCTCCCGCCGCCTGAACGGGGAGAGATGGAGATACCTATTCTGATGTACCACAAGGTAAACCCCGATCCCCGTACGGGAGGTCTGGGGCTGCGGGTGCCCCCGCAAAAGTTCGCCCGGCAAATGGAATATCTGGCCGGCCACGGGTTTCACACAGTTTCCCTTACCGACGTGGTGGATCACTTCCAAAAGAGCAAACCTCTCCCGCCCAGGCCGGTGGTGATTACTTTTGACGACGGCTACCTGGACAATTATACTTATGCCTTTCCCATTTTAAAAAAGTATGGTTTTACCGCTACCGTTTTCGTGGTAGCCCATACGGTAGGCAAGACAAATACCTTCGATGCCGGAAGACAGCCTTTAAACAAAATGGCCGGCTGGCGGGAGCTTAAGGAGATGGCCAGTTACGGCATAACCATTGGTGCCCATACCCTGGATCACCCCCGGTTGACCCGGCTTTCTCTGGAGGAAGTCCGGCGCCAGATTAAAGAAAGCAAGGCCCTCCTGGAAGCGGAGCTGGGGCGTCCGGTAGAGGTTTTCAGCTATCCTTACGGCGAGTACAACCGGGAGGTGGCCCGGGTGGTGAGGGAAAGCGGGTACCGTGCCGCCGTTACGACCAGGCAGGGGCTGGCAGGCCCCGGGGATGACCCCTTTACCCTGAAACGGGTGCGGGTCATGGGCAGCTACGACCTGCAGAAGTTCATTACGGAACTGGTGAAACATTATTATTCTTCCGCCCCTTTAAAGGAGTAGATACTCATGACGCATTCAGCGCCACCAACAGAGGATGAAAATGGCCGCCGTTTTGCACGAAGCGACCCAGCACTCACTGCAACCAGAGTTCTTTGGTATGGATGATTGCTGGGTATGTGGGTTTCAATCCCTACGCGGGTACCCAGCACTCACAGCAACCGGGTTCTCTATAGTAACTGCTAACCATATGCTGCTTTAGTCCCTGCGCAGGTACCTGGATCCGGTGAGTGCTGGGTGAGTGCTGGGGAACGGAGCGAGCGTGTGCAAACGGCAGGCAAGTACTATTTTTAGGACAGGCCGGTAAAACCCGTCCCCGTTGTGGTATAATATTTTCAAGGTGAGCTTAAATGTCCTTTTCTACCCTGACCAAAAATGAACTGGCCCGGGTGGTGGGGAAGGAAAAATGCTGCAGGCTGGCCGAACTGGCTGCCCTGGTCAAAATGGACGGCAGCCTGTCCATCGGCACGGGGCCTAAAACCGCCCTTACCATTGGCACCGAAAATGCAGCCGTTGCCCGCAAAATTTTTTCTCTTTTTAAGGAAATCTTTGGTGTGCATACCGAGGTCCTGGTGCAGCGCAAGAACCGGCTGCGCAAAAAGAACCTCTACCAGGTGCGGGTCTCCCCCCCGTCCGGTATGGCCGACATTTTGCGCCGCCTGGGTATGGTGGATGCCCGCGGCCGGTTGACCGGGGGCATCCCCAGGGAATTGGTGCGCCGGGAATGCTGCCGCCGTGCCTACCTGCGGGGAGCCTTCCTGGGAGGAGGGTCGGTGAACAACCCCGAGGGCACCTATCACCTGGAAATCATCACGGGCAACGTCGAGCTTGCCCGGGCACTCGGCCGGCTGATGGGGGAGTTCGGTCTGGAGGCACGGGTGAGCGCCCGCAAAAACTGGCATGTGGTTTATTTAAAGGACAGCGACCAGATTGTGGCCCTGCTGAATATTATGGGAGCCCATACCGCCCTTTTAGACTTTGAAAACGTACGCATATATAAGGACATGCGCAACCAGGTGAACCGCCTGGTGAACTGTGAAACGGCCAATCTGAACAAAGTGGTGGATGCGGCCCTGCGCCAGGTGGAGAATATTCGCTTCATTGCCGACACCATGGGGCTGGAAAAACTCCCGCCGGCTTTGCGGCAGGTAGCCGAGGCCCGCCTGCAGTATCCCGATGCAAGTTTACGGGAACTGGGGGAAATGCTCGAGCCCCGGGTGGGTAAATCCGGCGTGAACCACCGGCTGCGCAGGCTGGATGAGATTGCTAAAAAGCTCCGCGAACCTTCGTGCGAGGTCCCTGCCGGAGCTCTCCTCACGTCTCTCAGAGGCGGCAGGAGAAACCTGCAGCTTTAGAGAATAAAGAAATAGTTTATCTTCAGAAAATTAACGTTGTTAATGGCGGAGCTTTGGAGGAGTGGAAGGCCATGCGCCTGGGTTACGGACTTAACGTGGAACAAACGCAAAAATTAATCATGACTCCCGAGCTGCGTCAGGCCATAACCGTGCTGCAGCTGTCCTCCCTGGAGCTTTCCCTGTATATAGAACAACAGCTGCAGGAGAATCCTCTTCTGGAGTTGCGGGAAGAAGAAACGGATGAAAACGGGAAAGAAGGAGAATTTGAGTGGGAGCTTGAGGGAGGGGAAGAAAAGAGGGAATATGACCTGGACTGGGAGGAGTATTTCCAGGATTCCAGTGATCTGGGCTTTCCCCGGGTGGAGCGGGACCCCGAGCCCCCTGCCCATAATTATGAAAGTTTTCTTTCCCAGGCGCCTACCCTGCTGGAACACCTGATGTTCCAGCTGTATTTAAGCAAGTGCAGTCCCGAGGCAAGGGTTATCGGCGAATACCTGATCGGCAATATTGACGAGCACGGCTACCTCCAGACCACTGTGGAGGAGGCCGCCAAACAGTTGGCCGTATCTCCCGGGGCCGTAGAAGAGACGCTGAAGCTAATCCAGACCTTTGACCCGCCGGGGGTGGGTGCCCGCACCCTGCAGGAATGCCTGCTCATTCAGGTCAACCAGTTGGGTATTAAAGATCCGCTGCTGGAACGGATCATCCGCTATCATCTAATGGATCTGGCCAGGGGCAAGTTTAACCGCCTGGCCCAACAGCTTAATGTCCACGTCAGTGAAATCCAGCGGGTGGCCGATATTTTGAGAACCCTGGATCCGAAGCCTGGCCGTAATTTTTCCACTCCCCATGAGGTGCGCTATGTGGTACCGGATATAGTGGTGGAAAAAGTCGGAGACGACTATGTCATCCTTATCAACGATGTATCCTTGCCCCGCCTGACCATCAACCCTGCCTATCGCTCGGTGCTCAGCCAGCAGGAAAACATTGATTCCCGCACCCGCCGTTTTGTGGAAAGCAAGCTCAATGCGGCGGTCTGGTTGATCCGCAGCATAGAACAGCGGCGTTTGACTCTTTACAAGGTGGCCAGTTGCGTAGTACAACTGCAGCGTGATTTTCTGGACCACGGGGTGAAATATTTAAAACCCCTTAATTTGAAGCAGGTGGCTGAAATGGTCGGCCTGCATGAATCTACCGTGAGCCGGGCCACTTCCAACAAGTATATCCAGACCCCCCAGGGAGTATTTGAAATGAAATACTTCTTCCCAACGGGGATTAACAGCGACGGTGGGAACCTGACCTCCGCTGAAAGCATTAAAAAGATGCTCCAGGAAATTGTGACGGCGGAGGATCCCAAAGAGCCGTTAAATGACCAGAAGATTGCGGAAATTTTATCTAAACAAGGAATTCGCATCTCCCGGCGCACCGTGGCTAAATACCGGGGTGAATTGGGTATTCCTTCCGTCCAGCAGAGGAAGCGCTACTAGCCTGGTGCCGGGCCACTCCACGGGACGGTCCCTTTTCCGGGGCGGCCGCCCGCGTGGAGCTGGAAGACTTTTAACGCGGGTAACTTTCCACCCGGGTACCGGTTTTGTAACCGGTACCCAATTTTTTTATCTCAATTAACCAGAAAAAGGAGGAACTATTTGACTGGATGGCGAATAAGAATGTCATAATTCAAATAAATTTTACTAAATGAGGTATACTATTGAAAGGAGCGAGAGGGAATAATGACGGTAAGAATAGGGATTAATGGTTTCGGCAGGATAGGGAGAAATGTTTTGCGGGCATCGCTCCGGCATCCCGAGATCCAGGTGGTGGCCGTAAACCACAAGTCCCGGCGGCTTCCGGTGAACGGAAACTACGCCCGCACCCTTGCCCACGCTTTGAAATACGACCCGGTACACGGCCGGCTGGACGCCGATGTGCAGGCCGATGAGCGCTCCCTGGTGGTAAACGGCCGGGAGATCGTGGTCCTGGCCGAGGCGGATCCCGCCAATATCCCCTGGGGTGAACTGGGAGTGGATGTGGTGGTGGAGTCCACCGGCAAGTTTAAAACGGCGGAAGACGCCTCCGTGCACCTTTCCAGCGGGGCCCGGAAGGTGGTCATCAGCGCCCCGGCCAAAGGGGACATCCTGACGGTGGTCATGGGCGTGAATGAGGAGCTTTACGATCCTGCCGTACATCACGTGGTTTCCAATGCCTCCTGTACCACCAACTGCCTGGCGCCGGTGGCTAAAGTGCTGGATGAGCAGTTTGGCATAATCAAGGGTCTCATGACCACCGTCCATGCCTATACCAACGACCAGCAGATCCTGGATATGCCCCACCGGGACCTGCGCCGGGGCCGGGCCGCGGGCATGAGCATTATTCCCACCACCACCGGTGCGGCCAGGGCGGTGGAGCTGGTGCTCCCGCAGTTGAAAGGCAGGCTGAACGGTATGGCCATGCGGGTGCCCACCCCCAATGTCAGCGTGGTGGATTTTGTGGCCCAGCTGCGCCGGCCAGTTACGGTGGAGGAGGTCAACGGGGCCCTGAAGGACGCTTCCGAGGGTAAGCTCAGGGGGATCCTGGCCTACAGCGACCTGCCTTTAGTATCGGTGGATTACTGCGGGGACTCCCACTCGGCCATTGTGGACGGCCCGTCGACCATGGTTATTGGTGAGGACATGGTCAAAGTGGTGGCCTGGTACGACAATGAATGGGGTTATTCCAACCGCATCCTGGACTTAATTTTATACATGGCCGAAAGAGGATTTTAGTAAAACATGTCAAAGAATATACACAGGCAGGTGTTTCCGGCGGGCCCCTGACGCGGTGCCCGCCGGAACAGGTAATGGGCAAGACCAGAAGAAAAGGGCGGCAGTCCTTCCGCGGCCTTTTCGCCGGGGAGTGGAAAAGTACCGCCCGAATATTATGTTACAATTTCCATCAGGGAGGTATATGCGTGATCAAAACCATCCGGGACATGGAAGTAACCGGTAAGCGGGTACTGGTACGGGTAGATTTTAACGTACCCCTGGACCAGGAGGGTAATGTTACCGATGACACCCGGATCCGGGCGGCACTACCGACCATCCAGTACCTGATTGACAGGCAGGCCAGGGTGATCCTGGCCTCCCATTTGGGGCGTCCCAGGGGCAAGGTGGACGACCGCTACCGCCTGGACCCGGTGGCCCGGCGCCTCTCCGAGTTGCTGGGCAGGCCGGTGGTCAAGGT from the Desulfofundulus luciae genome contains:
- a CDS encoding gluconeogenesis factor YvcK family protein, translating into MHLFKWLYPGLHFKRWLALSFLGLVLAAAGIGLLGRLLPREHQAVLMVWFAELFGPGRVWLGGALLLVLGLPALVYGNFKAFRSVVDALAPGESMRLADIIYTRQHLRRGPRIVVIGGGTGLSVLLRGLKQYTSNITAIVTVADDGGSSGRLRGELGILPPGDIRNCLVALADKESLMEDLLQYRFKSGDLAGHNLGNLLLAALNDVAGGFHEAVQALSKVLAIRGQVLPVTLQNVVLGAELSDGTLVYGESTIPQCRKPIKRVFLVPGDCYPLPEALQAIAGADAVVLGPGSLYTSILPNLLVRGIPEAIARTRAVRIYVCNVMTQPGETDGYAASDHLQAIFNHAGPIVDYVVVNQGGIPARLKARYRREGAVPVVVDGERLRQMGVAVIGANLVHESNVVRHHPDKLARLILELALLERKSGEPFGSFDGSLNGSLRSGRM
- the whiA gene encoding DNA-binding protein WhiA, producing MSFSTLTKNELARVVGKEKCCRLAELAALVKMDGSLSIGTGPKTALTIGTENAAVARKIFSLFKEIFGVHTEVLVQRKNRLRKKNLYQVRVSPPSGMADILRRLGMVDARGRLTGGIPRELVRRECCRRAYLRGAFLGGGSVNNPEGTYHLEIITGNVELARALGRLMGEFGLEARVSARKNWHVVYLKDSDQIVALLNIMGAHTALLDFENVRIYKDMRNQVNRLVNCETANLNKVVDAALRQVENIRFIADTMGLEKLPPALRQVAEARLQYPDASLRELGEMLEPRVGKSGVNHRLRRLDEIAKKLREPSCEVPAGALLTSLRGGRRNLQL
- the rapZ gene encoding RNase adapter RapZ is translated as MRLVIVTGLSGAGKTQALRILEDLGFFCVDNLPPRLIPKFLDLCSQSSRGINKIAVVVDIRGGEFFDALFEVLADLEKEGLRYEILFLETSDATLVRRYKESRRSHPLSVDGEVLQSIRQERERLRELRGRAHKIIDTSEMTPQQLKEELISLFGDNAGAPLRITIISFGYKYGIPLDSDLVFDVRFLPNPHYDPALRPLTGNDPAVRDYVLCAPVSQEFVHRFYQFIDFLLPHYIQEGKTTLTIAIGCTGGQHRSVTLASCLGAHLAEQGYRVAVRHRDLPR
- the rpoN gene encoding RNA polymerase factor sigma-54 translates to MRLGYGLNVEQTQKLIMTPELRQAITVLQLSSLELSLYIEQQLQENPLLELREEETDENGKEGEFEWELEGGEEKREYDLDWEEYFQDSSDLGFPRVERDPEPPAHNYESFLSQAPTLLEHLMFQLYLSKCSPEARVIGEYLIGNIDEHGYLQTTVEEAAKQLAVSPGAVEETLKLIQTFDPPGVGARTLQECLLIQVNQLGIKDPLLERIIRYHLMDLARGKFNRLAQQLNVHVSEIQRVADILRTLDPKPGRNFSTPHEVRYVVPDIVVEKVGDDYVILINDVSLPRLTINPAYRSVLSQQENIDSRTRRFVESKLNAAVWLIRSIEQRRLTLYKVASCVVQLQRDFLDHGVKYLKPLNLKQVAEMVGLHESTVSRATSNKYIQTPQGVFEMKYFFPTGINSDGGNLTSAESIKKMLQEIVTAEDPKEPLNDQKIAEILSKQGIRISRRTVAKYRGELGIPSVQQRKRY
- the gap gene encoding type I glyceraldehyde-3-phosphate dehydrogenase; this translates as MTVRIGINGFGRIGRNVLRASLRHPEIQVVAVNHKSRRLPVNGNYARTLAHALKYDPVHGRLDADVQADERSLVVNGREIVVLAEADPANIPWGELGVDVVVESTGKFKTAEDASVHLSSGARKVVISAPAKGDILTVVMGVNEELYDPAVHHVVSNASCTTNCLAPVAKVLDEQFGIIKGLMTTVHAYTNDQQILDMPHRDLRRGRAAGMSIIPTTTGAARAVELVLPQLKGRLNGMAMRVPTPNVSVVDFVAQLRRPVTVEEVNGALKDASEGKLRGILAYSDLPLVSVDYCGDSHSAIVDGPSTMVIGEDMVKVVAWYDNEWGYSNRILDLILYMAERGF
- a CDS encoding polysaccharide deacetylase family protein; translated protein: MSARILIVIVTLPLLLLLVLAGARNAADSLAQSLAHPLPPPERGEMEIPILMYHKVNPDPRTGGLGLRVPPQKFARQMEYLAGHGFHTVSLTDVVDHFQKSKPLPPRPVVITFDDGYLDNYTYAFPILKKYGFTATVFVVAHTVGKTNTFDAGRQPLNKMAGWRELKEMASYGITIGAHTLDHPRLTRLSLEEVRRQIKESKALLEAELGRPVEVFSYPYGEYNREVARVVRESGYRAAVTTRQGLAGPGDDPFTLKRVRVMGSYDLQKFITELVKHYYSSAPLKE